One genomic segment of Bacteroides caccae includes these proteins:
- a CDS encoding TIGR00341 family protein, whose amino-acid sequence MKTDERNKFAIKSFLGEYLDLRKDKDNELATVDSIRKGVEFKGANLWILIFAIFMASLGLNVNSTAVIIGAMLISPLMGPIMGVGLSVGLNDFELMKRSLKSFLITTAFSVTTATIFFLLAPIAGSQSELLARTSPTIYDVFIALFGGLAGVVALSTKEKGNVIPGVAIATALMPPLCTAGYGLASGNLIYFLGAFYLYFINSVFISLATFIGVRVMHFQRKEFVDKNREKTVRKYIILIVILTMCPAVYLTFGIIKSTFYEAAANRFINEQLGFENTQVLDKKVSYEHKEVRVVLIGSEVPDASISIARSKLKEYKLEDTKLIVLQGMNNEAVDVSSIRAMVMEDFYKNSEQRLQEQKVKITQLETTLQQYKSYDEMSRTLVPELKVLYPSITTLSIAHSLEVRVDSMKTDTVTLAVMKFAKHPTNTEKEKISEWLKARVGAKKLRLITE is encoded by the coding sequence ATGAAGACAGATGAACGTAATAAATTCGCCATAAAGTCCTTTTTAGGCGAATATCTGGATTTGAGAAAGGATAAGGATAATGAACTGGCAACAGTTGATTCTATCCGTAAAGGTGTGGAGTTCAAGGGGGCGAACCTGTGGATTCTTATCTTTGCCATTTTCATGGCGTCACTTGGCTTGAATGTGAACTCTACCGCCGTGATCATCGGTGCCATGTTGATTTCTCCGTTGATGGGGCCTATCATGGGAGTAGGGCTTTCTGTCGGCTTGAACGACTTCGAACTGATGAAACGTTCTTTAAAGAGTTTTCTTATTACGACCGCTTTCAGTGTGACGACGGCGACAATCTTCTTCCTTCTGGCGCCTATTGCCGGTTCGCAGTCAGAGTTGCTGGCCCGCACATCGCCGACAATTTATGACGTATTCATCGCACTTTTCGGTGGTCTGGCAGGTGTGGTGGCTCTTTCTACGAAAGAAAAAGGGAACGTGATTCCGGGTGTCGCTATCGCTACGGCATTGATGCCGCCGCTTTGTACGGCTGGTTACGGGCTGGCTTCCGGTAATCTGATCTATTTTCTGGGAGCCTTTTACCTCTACTTCATAAATTCCGTATTCATTAGCCTCGCAACTTTTATCGGTGTGCGTGTGATGCATTTCCAGCGGAAAGAGTTCGTTGATAAAAACCGTGAAAAGACGGTGCGTAAATATATCATCCTGATTGTGATTCTGACGATGTGCCCGGCTGTTTATCTGACATTCGGCATTATCAAAAGTACCTTCTATGAAGCGGCGGCCAACCGGTTTATCAACGAACAGTTGGGATTCGAGAATACGCAAGTGCTTGATAAAAAGGTCAGCTATGAACATAAGGAAGTCCGTGTTGTCCTGATCGGCTCGGAAGTGCCGGACGCTTCGATCTCCATAGCCCGCAGTAAACTGAAAGAGTATAAACTTGAAGATACCAAGCTGATAGTATTGCAGGGTATGAACAACGAAGCGGTGGATGTGTCTTCTATCCGTGCCATGGTAATGGAAGACTTCTACAAGAACAGCGAACAACGGCTTCAGGAACAGAAAGTCAAAATAACTCAACTGGAGACAACTCTCCAACAATATAAATCGTATGATGAAATGAGTCGTACACTGGTGCCGGAACTGAAGGTGCTTTATCCTTCTATCACTACGCTTTCCATTGCTCACTCGCTCGAAGTACGGGTAGATTCGATGAAAACGGATACGGTGACGCTGGCTGTCATGAAGTTTGCCAAACATCCGACGAATACGGAGAAAGAGAAAATCAGCGAGTGGCTGAAAGCCCGGGTAGGGGCGAAAAAGTTGAGGTTGATTACCGAATAA
- a CDS encoding S46 family peptidase, protein MKFRLTAVIVLALCLSNAFADEGMWLLGNLKKNKQTDRVMRELGLQMPVNKLYNPKKPCLADAVVSFGGFCSGVVVSEDGLVFTNHHCGFSSIQQHSSVEHDYLKDGFVARSLEEELPNPELYVRFLLRTENVTKRVLSAAKHAKTESERRVVVDSVMNVIGMEVSEKDSTLTGIVDAYYAGNEFWLSVYRDYNDVRLVFAPPSSVGKFGWDTDNWMWPRHTGDFSVFRIYANTQNGPADYSSDNVPYHPEYVAPVSLEGYKEGSFCMTLGYPGSTERYLSSYGIEEMMNGINQAMIDVRGVKQAIWKREMDRRPDIRIKYASKYDESSNYWKNSIGTNKAIQHLKVLEKKRAAEAALREWIQAHPEEREKLIRLFSSLELNYGNRREINRALAYFGEAFINGPELVQLALEILNFDFEAEEKQVVSRMKKLLEKYDNLDTAIDKEVFAAMLKEYQTKVDKKYLPAMYDKIDTLYNGNIQAYVDSLYATSNITSPKGLKRFLERDTTYNLIEDPAVSLSLDLIVKYYEMNQSISEASEQIEQGERLFNDAMRRMYADRNFYPDANSTMRLSFGTVSGYSPFDGATYGYYTTVKGIFEKVKEHAGDIDFAVQPELLSLLSSRDFGRYANEQGDMNVCFISNNDITGGNSGSAMFNGKGELLGLAFDGNWEAMSSDIVFEPDLQRCIGVDVRYMLFIIEKYGKAGNLIKELKIR, encoded by the coding sequence ATGAAATTCAGACTGACCGCAGTTATTGTCCTTGCTCTTTGCTTGTCGAATGCTTTTGCCGATGAGGGAATGTGGCTATTGGGAAATCTTAAGAAGAATAAGCAAACAGACCGGGTAATGAGAGAACTTGGTTTGCAGATGCCTGTAAATAAATTATATAATCCGAAGAAGCCGTGTCTGGCGGATGCCGTTGTCAGTTTCGGTGGCTTTTGTTCGGGAGTAGTCGTATCGGAAGACGGGTTGGTGTTCACCAATCATCATTGCGGTTTCAGTAGTATCCAGCAGCATTCTTCGGTAGAACATGATTATCTGAAAGACGGTTTTGTGGCCCGTAGCCTCGAAGAAGAACTGCCGAATCCCGAGTTATATGTCCGTTTCCTGCTTCGTACGGAAAATGTGACCAAGCGGGTATTGTCTGCCGCCAAACACGCCAAGACGGAATCCGAGCGGCGGGTGGTAGTCGATTCTGTGATGAATGTAATCGGGATGGAAGTATCGGAAAAGGACTCCACGTTGACGGGTATTGTTGACGCCTACTATGCGGGAAATGAGTTCTGGCTGTCTGTTTACCGTGATTATAATGATGTCCGCCTGGTATTTGCTCCCCCTTCCTCTGTCGGTAAGTTCGGGTGGGATACGGACAACTGGATGTGGCCGCGTCATACGGGCGATTTCAGCGTATTCCGTATCTATGCGAACACTCAGAACGGTCCGGCGGATTATTCTTCGGACAATGTGCCCTATCATCCCGAATATGTAGCTCCTGTCTCTTTGGAAGGATATAAGGAAGGCTCTTTCTGTATGACGCTCGGTTATCCGGGGAGTACGGAGCGTTATCTCTCTTCGTATGGCATCGAGGAGATGATGAACGGCATCAATCAGGCTATGATTGACGTGCGTGGAGTGAAACAGGCTATCTGGAAGCGGGAAATGGACCGTCGTCCGGACATCCGTATCAAGTATGCCTCAAAGTACGATGAAAGCTCTAATTACTGGAAGAATAGTATCGGAACCAATAAAGCGATCCAACACCTGAAAGTGCTGGAAAAGAAACGTGCTGCCGAGGCTGCACTGCGCGAATGGATTCAGGCGCATCCCGAAGAAAGGGAGAAACTTATTCGTTTATTCTCTTCCCTGGAGCTGAATTATGGCAATCGTCGTGAGATAAACCGTGCCTTGGCTTATTTCGGTGAAGCATTTATCAATGGTCCTGAATTGGTTCAGCTTGCGCTTGAAATTCTGAACTTCGACTTTGAGGCGGAAGAAAAGCAAGTGGTAAGCCGTATGAAGAAGCTGTTGGAAAAGTATGACAACCTGGATACTGCCATTGACAAGGAAGTCTTTGCCGCCATGCTGAAAGAGTATCAAACGAAAGTGGACAAGAAATATCTTCCCGCTATGTACGATAAGATCGACACGCTCTATAACGGGAATATCCAAGCCTATGTAGACTCCTTGTATGCAACATCCAATATAACCTCGCCTAAAGGTTTGAAACGCTTTCTGGAACGGGATACGACGTATAATCTGATTGAAGACCCTGCCGTATCTTTGAGTCTTGACCTGATTGTGAAATATTATGAGATGAACCAGAGTATTTCCGAAGCTTCCGAGCAGATCGAACAGGGAGAGCGCTTATTCAATGATGCCATGCGCCGTATGTATGCCGACCGTAATTTCTATCCCGACGCCAATTCGACCATGCGGCTTAGTTTCGGGACGGTCAGTGGTTATTCTCCTTTCGACGGGGCTACTTACGGCTATTATACAACAGTGAAAGGTATCTTTGAGAAGGTAAAAGAGCATGCCGGAGACATTGACTTTGCCGTGCAGCCGGAACTCTTGTCTTTATTATCTTCCCGCGACTTCGGCAGGTATGCCAACGAACAGGGAGATATGAATGTCTGCTTTATCTCCAACAATGATATAACAGGAGGAAACTCCGGCAGTGCCATGTTCAACGGTAAGGGAGAGTTGCTCGGTCTGGCGTTTGACGGCAATTGGGAAGCCATGAGCAGTGATATTGTATTTGAACCCGATTTACAACGATGTATCGGTGTGGATGTGCGTTATATGCTCTTTATTATCGAGAAATACGGGAAAGCGGGGAATCTGATAAAAGAATTAAAAATAAGGTGA
- a CDS encoding DEAD/DEAH box helicase codes for MKTFEELGVSPEIRRAIEEMGYENPMPVQEEVIPYLLGENNDVVALAQTGTGKTAAFGLPLLQQIDVKNRIPQSLILCPTRELCLQIAGDLNDYSKYIDGLKVLPVYGGSSIDSQIRSLKRGVHIIVATPGRLLDLMERKTVSLSTIRNVVMDEADEMLNMGFTDSINAILADVPQERNTLLFSATMSPEIARISKNYLRNAKEITIGRKNESTSNVKHVAYTVHAKDKYEALKRIVDYYPQIYGIIFCRTRKETQEIADKLMQEGYNADSLHGELSQAQRDAVMQKFRIRNLQLLVATDVAARGLDVDDLTHVINYGLPDDTESYTHRSGRTGRAGKTGTSIAIINLREKGKMREIERIIGKKFIPGEMPTAAGICQKQLLKVIDDLEKVKVNEEEISEFMPDIYRKLEWLSKEDLIKRMVSHEFNRFAEYYRNRAEIEVPTDSRGERTGRGDRKEGGFEKRSRKAAPGFNRLFINLGKTDSFFPSDLIGLLNSNTRGRIELGRIDLMQNFSFFEVPEKEAINVVKALSRAKWNGRKVVVEVSSEEGGKGHENGSSERKGGKRFGKGEDRTPRYDNKDRKTKDASTKGPKSGKKEKPSRAERGYSDARGPKKKDDWQEFFKDKEPDFSEEGWARRKPKK; via the coding sequence ATGAAGACATTTGAAGAGCTTGGCGTTTCTCCGGAGATACGTAGAGCAATTGAAGAAATGGGATACGAGAATCCCATGCCGGTACAAGAGGAAGTGATTCCGTACCTTTTAGGAGAAAATAATGATGTAGTAGCTCTTGCACAGACAGGAACAGGTAAAACAGCCGCATTCGGCCTGCCCTTGCTCCAACAGATTGACGTAAAGAACAGAATTCCACAATCGCTTATCCTCTGCCCTACTCGTGAGCTTTGTCTCCAGATAGCAGGAGATTTGAACGATTATTCCAAATACATTGACGGGCTGAAAGTACTCCCGGTATACGGTGGTTCTTCTATTGACAGTCAGATACGCAGCCTGAAACGCGGTGTACATATCATCGTGGCCACTCCCGGACGTTTATTGGACTTAATGGAGCGCAAGACCGTATCCTTGTCCACTATTCGCAACGTGGTAATGGACGAAGCGGACGAAATGCTGAATATGGGATTTACGGATAGTATCAATGCTATTCTTGCCGATGTTCCCCAAGAACGTAATACGTTGCTTTTCTCTGCAACAATGAGCCCGGAAATTGCGCGTATCTCAAAGAACTATCTGCGCAACGCTAAAGAAATCACTATCGGCCGCAAGAATGAAAGTACCAGCAACGTAAAGCACGTTGCCTATACCGTTCATGCTAAAGATAAGTATGAAGCACTGAAGCGTATCGTAGACTATTATCCGCAAATTTACGGTATCATTTTCTGCCGCACACGTAAGGAAACACAAGAAATTGCAGATAAACTGATGCAGGAAGGTTATAATGCCGACTCATTGCACGGTGAATTGTCACAGGCACAACGTGACGCCGTGATGCAGAAATTCCGTATCCGTAACCTGCAACTGCTCGTTGCTACGGACGTAGCTGCCCGCGGGCTGGACGTGGACGACCTGACACACGTCATCAATTACGGATTGCCGGATGATACGGAAAGCTATACTCACCGTAGCGGACGTACAGGACGTGCCGGCAAGACAGGTACTTCTATCGCCATTATCAACCTGCGTGAGAAAGGGAAAATGCGTGAAATTGAACGTATTATCGGCAAGAAGTTTATTCCCGGAGAAATGCCGACGGCAGCAGGAATTTGCCAGAAACAGTTACTTAAAGTAATTGACGACCTCGAGAAAGTAAAAGTAAACGAAGAGGAGATTTCTGAATTCATGCCCGATATTTACCGTAAGCTAGAATGGTTAAGTAAGGAAGACTTGATTAAACGAATGGTTTCTCACGAATTTAACCGCTTTGCCGAATATTACCGCAACCGCGCAGAAATAGAAGTACCGACCGATAGCCGTGGCGAACGTACCGGAAGAGGTGACCGAAAAGAAGGTGGTTTCGAAAAAAGAAGCCGGAAAGCTGCTCCGGGCTTCAACCGTTTATTCATTAACTTGGGCAAAACGGACAGTTTCTTCCCCAGTGACCTCATCGGCTTGCTGAATAGCAATACACGTGGACGCATTGAATTAGGACGTATCGACTTAATGCAGAACTTCTCTTTCTTTGAAGTTCCCGAAAAAGAGGCTATCAATGTCGTAAAAGCTCTAAGCCGTGCGAAATGGAACGGACGGAAAGTCGTAGTAGAAGTATCTAGTGAAGAAGGCGGAAAAGGACATGAAAACGGTTCAAGTGAACGCAAAGGCGGAAAACGATTCGGCAAAGGAGAAGATCGTACTCCACGCTACGACAATAAAGATAGAAAAACAAAAGATGCTTCTACCAAAGGTCCAAAATCCGGCAAAAAAGAAAAACCGAGTCGTGCAGAACGAGGCTATTCGGATGCTCGCGGTCCAAAAAAGAAAGACGACTGGCAGGAATTCTTTAAAGACAAAGAACCAGACTTCAGTGAAGAAGGGTGGGCACGCAGAAAACCAAAGAAATAA
- a CDS encoding carbohydrate kinase family protein, with amino-acid sequence MRKVIGIGETILDIIFRGDQPSAAVPGGSVFNGIVSLGRMGANVGFISETGNDRVGNIILQFMRDNNIPTDHVNVFPDGKSPVSLAFLNEQSDAEYIFYKDYPKQRLDVLFPKLEEDDIVMIGSYYALNPVLREKILELLDQAREKKAIIYYDPNFRSSHKNEAMKLAPTIIENLEYADIVRGSLEDFFYMYGMQDADKIYKDKIKFYCPRFICTAGGEKVSLRTNLVNKDYPIEPLEAVSTIGAGDNFNAGLIYGLLKYDVRYRDLNNLNEATWDKVIQCGKDFAAEVCRSFSNSVSVEFAESYK; translated from the coding sequence ATGCGAAAAGTAATCGGTATCGGAGAAACAATCCTCGACATCATCTTTCGAGGCGACCAGCCTTCCGCAGCCGTACCGGGAGGCTCTGTATTCAACGGCATCGTATCCTTAGGCCGGATGGGAGCAAACGTCGGTTTCATCAGCGAAACCGGTAACGACCGCGTGGGAAACATTATCCTGCAATTCATGCGTGACAACAATATCCCGACCGACCATGTGAATGTATTCCCTGACGGGAAATCACCGGTATCTCTGGCTTTTCTCAATGAGCAAAGTGATGCCGAATATATCTTCTACAAGGATTACCCCAAACAACGTCTCGATGTCCTGTTCCCAAAACTGGAAGAAGACGACATTGTCATGATAGGCTCCTACTACGCCTTGAATCCGGTATTGCGGGAAAAGATTCTCGAACTGCTCGACCAGGCGCGCGAGAAAAAAGCTATTATCTACTATGACCCCAACTTCCGTTCTTCACACAAAAACGAAGCGATGAAACTCGCTCCCACCATTATCGAGAATTTGGAATATGCGGATATTGTACGAGGCTCATTGGAGGACTTTTTCTATATGTACGGCATGCAGGACGCGGACAAGATATACAAGGATAAAATCAAATTTTACTGTCCTCGGTTTATCTGTACTGCGGGAGGAGAAAAAGTATCACTCCGTACAAATTTAGTTAATAAAGATTATCCGATAGAACCATTGGAAGCTGTCAGTACCATTGGAGCAGGTGACAACTTCAATGCCGGGCTGATCTACGGATTACTTAAATACGACGTCAGATATCGTGATTTGAACAACCTGAACGAAGCAACCTGGGATAAGGTTATCCAGTGCGGAAAAGACTTTGCCGCAGAAGTCTGCCGGAGTTTCAGCAACTCCGTATCCGTAGAATTTGCGGAAAGCTATAAATAA
- a CDS encoding SIS domain-containing protein — MIDSIKQLLQQEAQAVLNIPVTDAYEKAVQLIVEQIHQKKGKLVTSGMGKAGQIAMNIATTFCSTGIPSVFLHPSEAQHGDLGILQKNDLLLLISNSGKTREIVELTQLAHNLDPELKFIVITGNPDSPLAHESDVCLSTGKPAEVCTLGMTPTTSTTAMTVIGDILVVQTMKETGFTIAEYSKRHHGGYLGEKSRSLCEK, encoded by the coding sequence ATGATAGACTCCATTAAACAACTTTTGCAACAGGAAGCACAAGCTGTGCTCAATATCCCTGTAACAGACGCTTATGAGAAAGCAGTACAACTTATTGTTGAACAGATACATCAGAAGAAGGGAAAACTAGTAACTTCCGGTATGGGGAAAGCCGGACAAATTGCGATGAACATTGCTACCACTTTCTGTTCTACGGGTATTCCCTCTGTATTTCTGCACCCTAGCGAAGCACAACATGGTGACTTGGGTATCCTGCAGAAAAATGATTTGCTCCTGCTTATCTCCAACTCCGGCAAGACGCGTGAAATCGTCGAACTTACCCAACTTGCTCACAATCTGGACCCGGAACTGAAGTTTATCGTTATCACGGGAAATCCAGATAGTCCGTTGGCGCACGAATCGGATGTTTGCCTGAGTACCGGTAAACCTGCCGAAGTTTGTACGCTGGGTATGACTCCTACTACTTCGACTACTGCCATGACTGTTATCGGTGATATTCTGGTAGTACAGACCATGAAGGAAACCGGATTCACCATTGCCGAATATTCGAAACGCCACCACGGAGGTTATCTGGGAGAAAAATCAAGATCACTATGCGAAAAGTAA
- a CDS encoding LOG family protein codes for MEKIGIFCSASENIDKMYFESARRIGEWIGQTGKTLIYGGANLGLMECVARTVKENGGKVIGVVPTKLEENGRVSSLLDEVIHTRNLSDRKDIMTEKSDVLVALPGGVGTLDEVFHVIAAASIGYHHKKVIFYNEYGFYNELLKALKTLEEKGFARQPFSTYYEIANTPDELKEKIN; via the coding sequence ATGGAAAAGATAGGAATTTTCTGTTCTGCCTCTGAAAACATTGACAAAATGTACTTCGAAAGTGCTCGCCGAATAGGCGAATGGATAGGACAGACAGGCAAAACGTTGATTTACGGAGGAGCCAACCTCGGACTTATGGAATGCGTAGCACGCACCGTAAAAGAAAACGGGGGTAAGGTCATTGGAGTAGTCCCGACCAAACTGGAAGAAAATGGTAGAGTAAGCTCTCTACTGGACGAGGTGATTCATACCCGCAACCTGAGCGACCGCAAAGATATAATGACGGAAAAGTCGGATGTATTGGTGGCACTGCCTGGAGGCGTAGGCACACTCGACGAAGTTTTCCACGTTATAGCTGCCGCTTCTATTGGCTACCACCACAAGAAAGTTATCTTCTATAACGAATATGGTTTCTACAACGAGCTGCTGAAAGCACTCAAAACCTTGGAAGAAAAAGGCTTTGCCCGCCAACCTTTCTCAACCTATTACGAAATAGCAAACACTCCGGATGAACTAAAAGAAAAAATAAACTGA
- a CDS encoding M16 family metallopeptidase produces MHCNEYTLPNGLRIIHEPTLSKVAYCGFAIDAGTRDEAANEQGMAHFVEHLIFKGTVKRKAWHILNRMENVGGDLNAYTNKEETVVYSAFLTEHLERALELLGDIVFHSTFPQHEIEKETEVIIDEIQSYEDNPSELIFDDFEDMIFRNHPLGRNILGKPELLRSFRTEDVLSFTRRFYQPGNMVFFVQGQYDFKKIIRLAEKYMSDIPAVEIENRRTPPPLYIPEHLTVTKDTHQAHVMIGSRGYNAYDDKRTALYLLNNILGGPGMNSKLNVSLRERRGLVYNVESNLTSYTDTGAFCIYFGTDIEDMDTCLKLTYKELKRMRDVKMTSSQLAAAKKQLIGQIGVASDNFENNALGMAKTFLHYHKYESSELVFKRIEALTAETLLEVANEMFAEEYLSTLIYR; encoded by the coding sequence ATGCATTGCAACGAATATACATTACCTAATGGCCTGCGTATTATCCATGAACCGACGCTTTCAAAAGTAGCTTATTGTGGTTTTGCGATTGATGCCGGCACCCGTGATGAAGCGGCAAATGAACAGGGAATGGCTCATTTTGTAGAACATCTTATTTTTAAGGGAACGGTGAAACGGAAAGCTTGGCATATTCTCAACCGAATGGAGAATGTAGGCGGTGACCTCAATGCTTATACGAATAAAGAAGAAACGGTTGTCTATTCCGCCTTCCTGACAGAACATCTGGAACGTGCGCTTGAGCTACTGGGGGATATTGTATTCCATTCTACTTTTCCGCAACATGAGATTGAAAAGGAAACAGAAGTGATTATTGACGAAATCCAATCCTATGAAGACAATCCTTCCGAATTGATCTTCGATGATTTTGAAGATATGATATTCCGTAATCATCCGCTGGGAAGAAACATTCTGGGGAAACCGGAACTTCTGAGGAGTTTTCGCACGGAGGATGTCCTGTCCTTTACCCGTCGGTTCTATCAGCCGGGGAATATGGTATTTTTCGTTCAAGGACAATATGATTTCAAGAAAATTATCCGTCTGGCAGAAAAATATATGTCGGATATTCCTGCTGTGGAAATTGAGAACCGCCGTACGCCTCCGCCTCTTTATATTCCTGAACATTTAACGGTAACTAAAGACACACATCAGGCACATGTAATGATTGGTAGCCGTGGATATAATGCATACGACGACAAACGTACCGCACTCTATCTGCTGAATAATATCCTCGGCGGTCCTGGAATGAACAGCAAACTGAATGTTTCTCTTCGTGAACGCAGGGGATTGGTTTATAATGTCGAATCCAATCTGACTTCTTATACCGATACAGGTGCTTTCTGCATCTACTTCGGGACGGATATTGAAGATATGGATACTTGTTTGAAATTGACCTATAAGGAACTGAAACGAATGCGGGATGTGAAAATGACTTCTTCTCAGTTGGCGGCAGCCAAGAAGCAGTTGATCGGACAAATCGGGGTGGCCTCCGATAATTTTGAGAATAATGCGTTGGGCATGGCGAAAACTTTCCTGCATTACCATAAGTACGAATCATCCGAGCTTGTCTTTAAACGTATAGAGGCTTTGACTGCAGAGACTTTGTTGGAAGTTGCCAATGAGATGTTTGCTGAGGAATATTTGTCAACGCTGATTTACAGGTAG
- a CDS encoding DUF2264 domain-containing protein, which translates to MKRKNYLICLLTAIILLPIGVQAKDKKKGKKNIPMTEIQTTGTQDRAIWVKLLWKISYPVIHNLAEGTLHQNMPIETRSGETAGYKDMTHLEAVGRTLAGVAPWLALPDDDTEEGKLRKQMREEVLKGLKNAVDPASPDLLNFTKHAQPIVDAAYLVHAFLRAPKALWEPLDEVTKERYIKSFQSLRDRTGAYNNWLLFTGLTESFLLGKGVQYDQFRIRVSKNKVKEWYVGDGWYSDGPSFSMDNYNAYVMHSMMVAMLENLLPKRWASQKELDEAMNRMIRHSEFCERMIAPDGTYPAFGRSVTYRTAAFQSLADVALRKKLPSHVSPAQVRCALTAVHRNMYEGNQNFDKDGWLVLGFNGHQPECADGYTSTGSLYMATLSFLPLGLPADDPFWTDAYADWTSKKAWKGGHLHKDYKVEY; encoded by the coding sequence ATGAAAAGAAAGAATTATCTAATCTGTTTACTAACGGCTATAATACTACTGCCAATAGGAGTACAAGCCAAAGACAAGAAAAAAGGAAAGAAGAATATTCCCATGACGGAAATTCAAACCACTGGCACCCAAGATCGCGCCATATGGGTAAAGCTACTTTGGAAAATATCATATCCTGTCATCCATAACCTCGCAGAAGGAACACTACACCAGAATATGCCCATTGAGACCCGTAGCGGTGAAACAGCAGGCTACAAAGACATGACACATCTGGAAGCTGTAGGCCGCACACTCGCCGGGGTTGCCCCTTGGCTAGCACTCCCCGATGATGATACAGAAGAAGGCAAACTACGCAAGCAGATGCGTGAAGAAGTACTGAAAGGATTAAAAAATGCAGTAGATCCTGCATCACCCGACTTACTGAACTTCACCAAACACGCTCAACCTATCGTAGATGCCGCCTATCTGGTACATGCCTTCCTCCGCGCCCCCAAAGCTTTATGGGAACCATTGGATGAAGTTACAAAAGAACGCTATATTAAATCCTTCCAATCCTTACGTGATCGTACTGGTGCTTACAACAACTGGTTACTCTTCACCGGACTAACAGAATCATTTCTGTTGGGAAAAGGTGTACAATACGACCAGTTCCGTATTCGTGTAAGTAAAAACAAGGTAAAAGAATGGTATGTAGGCGATGGCTGGTATAGTGATGGTCCATCATTCAGTATGGATAATTATAACGCCTACGTGATGCATTCTATGATGGTAGCTATGCTGGAAAATCTTTTACCTAAACGTTGGGCAAGTCAGAAGGAGCTAGACGAAGCTATGAACCGCATGATACGCCACTCTGAATTTTGTGAACGTATGATAGCTCCCGATGGCACATATCCCGCTTTCGGACGTTCGGTTACTTATCGTACCGCTGCATTCCAATCGTTAGCAGACGTAGCTCTACGCAAAAAATTGCCCTCACACGTTTCTCCCGCCCAAGTACGTTGCGCCCTGACTGCCGTACACCGAAATATGTATGAGGGAAATCAGAACTTCGATAAGGATGGTTGGTTAGTGCTCGGCTTCAACGGTCATCAGCCAGAATGTGCTGATGGTTATACCTCCACTGGCAGCCTTTATATGGCAACCTTAAGTTTTCTACCTCTCGGTCTTCCCGCTGATGATCCGTTTTGGACAGATGCATACGCAGATTGGACTAGCAAAAAAGCTTGGAAAGGAGGACATCTACACAAAGATTACAAAGTGGAATACTAA